In Mycolicibacterium mucogenicum DSM 44124, the following are encoded in one genomic region:
- a CDS encoding glutathionylspermidine synthase family protein produces MRRERHAPRPGWQQIVASQGMCFDTPATDAHGNDRPYWDESVHYVFDMDEVLSIEASVEVLHSMCLEAVENIVLTERYRDFGLPEWSWPHIEKSWRRSDPHLYGRFDLRYDGRRPPVLLEYNADTPTSLLEAAILQWYWKTDVFPADDQWNSLHEKLVERWKEIQDRLPGNEAHFTWSSADTSGEDNVTLAYLQECAAEAGMNTVGLAIEQLGWDRDLNRFVDLEDAPISTLFKLYPWEWVLDDEFGKYAAESLPETMWIEPLWKSLLSNKAILAVLWEMYPGHPNLLPAYIDDPHELTEYVRKPKLGREGANVTIVGAGYETQTGGVYGEEGYVYQLLDPLPQFDDMRPALGAWIVGDESAGLGIRETSGLVTDNGAAFVPHRIPQ; encoded by the coding sequence ATGCGGCGCGAACGTCACGCCCCGCGACCGGGGTGGCAGCAGATCGTTGCCAGCCAGGGCATGTGTTTCGACACCCCGGCCACCGACGCACACGGGAATGACCGTCCGTACTGGGACGAGTCGGTGCACTACGTGTTCGACATGGACGAGGTGCTCTCGATCGAGGCCTCGGTCGAGGTGCTGCACTCGATGTGCCTGGAAGCCGTCGAGAACATCGTGCTGACCGAGCGCTACCGCGACTTCGGGTTGCCGGAGTGGAGCTGGCCGCACATCGAAAAGTCTTGGCGCCGTAGCGATCCGCACCTGTACGGCCGCTTCGACCTGCGCTACGACGGCCGCCGGCCCCCGGTTCTGCTGGAGTACAACGCCGACACCCCGACGTCGCTGCTCGAAGCCGCGATCCTGCAGTGGTACTGGAAGACCGATGTCTTTCCCGCCGACGACCAGTGGAACTCGTTGCACGAGAAGCTGGTGGAGCGGTGGAAGGAAATCCAGGATCGGTTGCCCGGCAACGAAGCCCACTTCACCTGGTCCTCTGCCGACACCAGCGGTGAGGACAACGTGACGCTGGCCTACCTTCAGGAGTGCGCCGCCGAGGCCGGCATGAACACCGTCGGCCTGGCCATCGAGCAACTCGGTTGGGACCGGGACCTGAATCGGTTCGTCGATCTGGAAGACGCCCCGATCTCGACGCTGTTCAAGCTCTACCCCTGGGAATGGGTGCTCGACGACGAATTCGGCAAGTACGCAGCCGAATCCCTGCCGGAGACCATGTGGATCGAGCCGCTGTGGAAATCGCTGCTGAGCAACAAGGCCATCCTGGCGGTGCTGTGGGAGATGTACCCGGGACACCCCAACCTGCTTCCGGCGTACATCGATGATCCGCACGAGCTGACCGAATACGTCCGCAAGCCCAAGCTCGGCCGCGAGGGGGCGAACGTGACGATCGTCGGCGCGGGCTACGAGACGCAGACCGGCGGCGTGTACGGCGAAGAGGGCTACGTGTACCAGTTGCTCGATCCGCTACCGCAGTTCGACGACATGCGTCCCGCCCTGGGCGCCTGGATCGTCGGCGACGAATCGGCCGGCCTCGGTATCCGCGAGACCTCGGGTCTGGTCACCGACAACGGCGCAGCCTTTGTGCCCCACCGCATCCCGCAGTGA
- a CDS encoding DUF350 domain-containing protein produces MTLTALGNDYWSIVGHGASAIALYAIVGGALMILGFFVIDWTTPGPLRELVRSGRPNAAAVAASGVVSMAFIVVLAIYSSSGDLAAGLIKTLVFGLVGIAAQALSVRLIGAVKGLDIGEMLHEEKFSPVVLDVAASYLAFGLIVAAAIL; encoded by the coding sequence ATGACCCTGACCGCTCTTGGCAACGACTACTGGTCCATCGTCGGACACGGCGCGTCGGCCATCGCGCTGTACGCGATCGTCGGCGGCGCGCTGATGATCCTCGGCTTCTTCGTGATCGACTGGACCACGCCGGGGCCACTGCGCGAGCTGGTCCGCTCGGGCCGGCCCAACGCCGCGGCGGTGGCGGCCTCCGGTGTGGTGTCCATGGCCTTCATCGTGGTGCTCGCCATCTACAGCTCGTCGGGTGACCTGGCGGCCGGCCTGATCAAGACACTGGTGTTCGGCCTCGTCGGCATTGCCGCACAGGCACTCTCGGTGCGCCTGATCGGCGCCGTCAAAGGCCTCGACATCGGCGAGATGCTCCATGAGGAGAAGTTCTCCCCGGTCGTGCTCGACGTGGCGGCCTCGTACCTGGCGTTCGGCCTGATCGTCGCGGCCGCGATTCTCTGA
- a CDS encoding MarR family winged helix-turn-helix transcriptional regulator: protein MFEGEDAPLGYLLNRVATALRAEITANVLDPLGLTFPQFVCLRMVDNRPGMSNAEMARFVGVSPQAMNIVVRALQDRELITRPSTVAAGRSRPTELTRSGRTLLGKTVAGIRAADDALLADLSPAQRRQFRETLTSLVPPE from the coding sequence ATGTTCGAAGGTGAAGACGCTCCCCTGGGCTACCTGCTCAACCGGGTCGCCACTGCCCTGCGCGCCGAGATCACCGCCAATGTTCTTGACCCGCTTGGCCTGACGTTCCCACAGTTCGTCTGCCTGCGCATGGTGGACAACCGCCCCGGCATGTCCAACGCCGAGATGGCGCGGTTCGTCGGGGTATCGCCACAGGCGATGAACATCGTGGTGCGTGCGCTGCAGGACCGCGAGCTCATCACCCGGCCGTCGACCGTCGCGGCCGGGCGGTCCCGACCCACCGAACTGACCCGGTCCGGCCGCACCCTGCTGGGCAAGACCGTCGCCGGAATCCGCGCAGCCGACGACGCCCTGCTGGCCGACCTGAGCCCCGCCCAGCGCCGGCAGTTCCGCGAGACGCTGACCAGCCTGGTACCGCCCGAGTAG
- the pyrH gene encoding UMP kinase, translating to MASPDNEADNGGQGLIRPAYQRVLLKLGGEMFGGGAVGLDPDVVALVARQIAEVVRAGAQVAVVIGGGNFFRGAQLQQRGMERTRSDYMGMLGTVMNSLALQDFLQKEGIDTRVQTAITMGQVAEPYIPLRARRHLEKGRVVIFGAGMGLPYFSTDTTAAQRALEIGAEVVLMAKAVDGVFTADPREVPDAQMITSITHREVLERDLKVADATAFSLCMDNGMPMLVFNLLTEGNIARAVAGEKIGTLVSS from the coding sequence ATGGCCAGCCCAGACAACGAGGCAGACAACGGTGGCCAGGGTTTGATCCGGCCGGCCTACCAGCGGGTGCTGCTCAAGCTCGGTGGTGAGATGTTCGGCGGCGGCGCGGTGGGTCTGGACCCCGACGTCGTCGCTCTGGTCGCCAGGCAGATCGCCGAGGTGGTGCGCGCCGGCGCCCAGGTCGCCGTCGTCATCGGTGGCGGCAACTTCTTCCGCGGTGCGCAGCTGCAGCAGCGCGGCATGGAGCGGACCCGCAGCGACTACATGGGCATGCTGGGCACCGTGATGAACAGCCTTGCGCTGCAGGACTTCCTGCAGAAGGAAGGCATCGACACCCGCGTGCAGACCGCCATCACCATGGGGCAGGTCGCCGAACCGTACATCCCGCTGCGGGCGCGCCGGCACCTCGAGAAGGGTCGTGTGGTCATCTTCGGCGCCGGCATGGGCCTGCCGTACTTCTCCACTGACACCACCGCCGCGCAGCGCGCGCTGGAGATCGGTGCCGAGGTGGTCCTGATGGCCAAGGCCGTCGACGGCGTGTTCACCGCGGACCCGCGTGAGGTGCCCGACGCCCAGATGATCACCAGCATCACTCATCGTGAGGTGTTGGAACGCGACTTGAAGGTCGCCGATGCCACCGCGTTCAGCCTCTGCATGGACAATGGCATGCCGATGCTGGTCTTCAATCTGCTGACCGAAGGCAATATCGCGCGCGCGGTCGCGGGTGAGAAGATCGGAACGCTGGTCTCCAGCTAG
- the frr gene encoding ribosome recycling factor, with amino-acid sequence MIEETLFDAEEKMDKAVSVARDDLGSIRTGRANPGMFNRINIEYYGSMTPITQLASINVPEARLVVIKPYEANQLKAIEDSIRNSDLGVNPSNDGSVIRISIPQLTEERRKELVKQAKGKGEDAKVSVRNIRRKAMDELSRIKKDGEAGEDEVARAEKDLDKTTATYTAQIDDLVKHKEGELLEV; translated from the coding sequence GTGATCGAGGAAACCCTCTTCGATGCCGAAGAGAAGATGGACAAGGCCGTCTCGGTGGCCCGCGACGACCTCGGGTCGATCCGCACCGGCCGGGCCAACCCGGGCATGTTCAACCGGATCAACATCGAGTACTACGGCTCGATGACGCCCATCACCCAGCTGGCGAGCATCAACGTCCCCGAGGCGCGCTTGGTCGTCATCAAGCCGTACGAGGCCAACCAGCTCAAGGCCATCGAGGATTCCATCCGCAACTCGGACCTCGGCGTCAACCCGAGCAACGACGGCAGCGTCATCCGCATCTCGATCCCGCAGCTGACCGAGGAACGCCGCAAAGAACTGGTGAAGCAGGCCAAGGGCAAGGGCGAGGACGCCAAGGTGTCGGTGCGCAACATCCGTCGCAAGGCGATGGACGAGCTGTCCCGGATCAAGAAGGACGGCGAGGCCGGCGAGGACGAGGTCGCGCGCGCCGAGAAGGATCTGGACAAAACCACCGCCACCTACACGGCTCAGATCGACGATCTGGTCAAGCACAAGGAAGGCGAACTGCTGGAGGTCTGA
- a CDS encoding phosphatidate cytidylyltransferase: MATETAPTGEPKKTSRAGRNLPAAISVGVLLGGTVIATLLFVPQLWVALVALAVALATHEVVRRLREGGYAVPVIPLLIGGQAMIWLTWPYREAGALGAFGATVALCLIWRLLSGGLKAAPDNYTRDVSVTIFLASWVPLFGAFTALLIYPHHGGYHEGAMQVFCMMLGVVASDIGGYTAGVLFGKHPMVPAISPKKSWEGLGGSLLFSIVVSVLSVHYLAGRPLWVGVPLGIMLVITGTLGDLVESQVKRDLGIKDMGTLLPGHGGLMDRIDSILPSGVAAWLVLELLA, translated from the coding sequence GTGGCCACCGAAACAGCCCCCACCGGGGAGCCCAAGAAGACATCGCGCGCCGGGCGCAACCTGCCCGCGGCCATCTCCGTCGGAGTCCTCCTGGGCGGCACCGTCATCGCCACCCTGCTGTTCGTCCCGCAGCTGTGGGTGGCGCTGGTGGCCCTGGCGGTCGCCCTGGCCACGCACGAGGTGGTTCGCCGGCTGCGGGAAGGCGGCTACGCCGTCCCGGTGATCCCGCTGTTGATCGGCGGCCAGGCAATGATCTGGCTGACCTGGCCGTACCGGGAAGCCGGCGCCCTCGGGGCGTTCGGTGCCACCGTCGCGCTGTGTTTGATCTGGCGGTTGCTGTCCGGCGGACTCAAAGCCGCGCCGGACAACTACACCCGCGACGTCTCGGTGACGATCTTCCTGGCGTCCTGGGTGCCGCTGTTCGGCGCCTTCACGGCGCTCCTGATCTACCCGCACCATGGCGGCTACCACGAAGGCGCCATGCAGGTGTTCTGCATGATGCTCGGCGTCGTGGCCTCCGATATCGGCGGTTACACCGCGGGCGTGCTGTTCGGTAAGCACCCGATGGTGCCGGCGATCAGCCCGAAGAAGTCCTGGGAGGGTCTCGGCGGCTCGCTGTTGTTCAGCATCGTCGTCTCGGTGCTGTCGGTGCACTACCTGGCCGGCCGGCCGCTGTGGGTTGGTGTGCCGCTCGGCATCATGCTCGTCATCACCGGCACCCTGGGCGACCTGGTGGAGTCGCAGGTCAAGCGCGACCTCGGGATCAAGGACATGGGCACTCTGTTGCCTGGTCACGGCGGTCTGATGGACCGGATCGACTCGATTCTGCCGTCTGGAGTGGCGGCGTGGCTGGTGCTGGAGCTGCTGGCCTGA
- a CDS encoding DMT family transporter, which produces MPPRPASLLAFVYALGYPIGALAVSALAPMATLVFRFGLAAAILSTWALVARVKWPTGTKLVHVVISGLLTQAVQFICLYLALLHGAPAVLGAVVISMNPVATALLAAVFLGERLTAMRVVALILGALAVLAACAQRLLMVGGVDAVIVLLVVSLLALASGGVYQQRFCRGVDFRATAAVQNAASLVPVAILAAFMPWTVTNLHTAVLAVGAVVLLNATLCMTMYVRAIDRYGAAAVAMLFAVIPAIAGVLSWLLLGQRPDLGVVVGLVLGALACWLNSRAVARTVRPAAPAPATPPLQTAESSRSGPSDRRDQATECPCP; this is translated from the coding sequence ATGCCACCCCGTCCCGCGTCACTCCTGGCCTTCGTCTACGCGTTGGGTTATCCCATTGGGGCCCTTGCCGTTTCAGCCCTGGCGCCGATGGCGACCCTGGTGTTCCGGTTCGGTCTGGCGGCTGCCATCCTGTCCACCTGGGCACTGGTGGCGCGTGTGAAATGGCCCACTGGTACCAAGCTCGTGCACGTCGTGATCAGTGGTCTGCTCACACAGGCCGTGCAGTTCATCTGCCTGTACCTGGCCTTGCTGCACGGCGCCCCGGCGGTGCTGGGCGCCGTCGTCATCTCGATGAACCCGGTCGCCACCGCGCTGCTGGCCGCGGTGTTCCTGGGCGAACGGCTGACGGCCATGCGCGTCGTCGCCCTGATCCTGGGCGCGCTGGCGGTGCTGGCCGCGTGCGCCCAGCGGCTGCTGATGGTCGGTGGCGTCGACGCGGTGATCGTGTTGCTGGTCGTCTCGCTGCTGGCCCTGGCCTCGGGCGGCGTCTACCAGCAGCGGTTCTGCCGCGGCGTCGATTTCCGCGCCACCGCGGCGGTGCAGAACGCGGCGTCCTTGGTCCCGGTGGCGATCCTGGCCGCCTTCATGCCGTGGACGGTGACCAACCTGCACACCGCTGTCCTCGCGGTGGGCGCCGTGGTCCTGCTCAACGCGACGCTGTGCATGACGATGTACGTGCGGGCGATCGATCGCTACGGCGCCGCCGCGGTGGCCATGCTGTTCGCGGTCATCCCGGCGATCGCCGGCGTGCTGTCGTGGCTGCTGCTGGGCCAGCGTCCGGACCTCGGTGTGGTGGTCGGCCTGGTGCTCGGCGCGCTGGCCTGTTGGCTCAACTCGCGAGCCGTGGCGCGGACCGTCAGGCCAGCAGCTCCAGCACCAGCCACGCCGCCACTCCAGACGGCAGAATCGAGTCGATCCGGTCCATCAGACCGCCGTGACCAGGCAACAGAGTGCCCATGTCCTTGA
- the rlmN gene encoding 23S rRNA (adenine(2503)-C(2))-methyltransferase RlmN — translation MAVSLPLVFDAPRRGTPPRHLADLDADGRVEAVTELGLPKFRAKQLANQYYGRLIADPHEMTDLPASVRDQVASALFPDLITPAKQIQCDAGETRKTLWRAVDGTTFESVLMRYPQRNTVCISSQAGCGMACPFCATGQGGLKRNLSTAEILEQVRAASAAMRNEHDGRLSNIVFMGMGEPLANYNRVVAAVRRITAAPPEGFGISARSVTVSTVGLAPAIRKLADEKLGVTLALSLHTPDDELRDTLVPVNNRWKVSEVLDAARYYADVTGRRVSVEYALIRDVNDQPWRADLLGKKLHRALGPLVHVNLIPLNPTPGSEWDASPKPVEREFVRRVQAAGVSCTVRDTRGREIAAACGQLAAEG, via the coding sequence ATGGCCGTTTCCCTTCCTCTGGTGTTCGATGCACCGCGCCGCGGCACGCCGCCGCGGCACTTGGCCGACCTCGACGCCGACGGCCGGGTCGAGGCCGTCACCGAGCTGGGATTGCCGAAGTTCCGGGCCAAGCAGCTGGCGAACCAGTACTACGGCCGGCTGATCGCCGACCCGCACGAGATGACCGATCTGCCGGCCTCGGTGCGTGACCAGGTGGCCTCGGCGCTGTTCCCCGACCTGATCACCCCCGCGAAGCAGATCCAGTGCGACGCCGGCGAGACCCGCAAGACCCTGTGGCGCGCGGTGGACGGTACGACGTTCGAATCGGTGCTGATGCGCTATCCGCAGCGCAACACCGTCTGCATCTCGTCGCAGGCCGGCTGCGGTATGGCGTGCCCGTTCTGCGCCACCGGCCAGGGCGGCCTGAAGCGGAACCTCTCGACCGCCGAGATCCTGGAGCAGGTGCGGGCGGCGTCGGCGGCGATGCGCAACGAGCATGACGGCCGGCTGTCCAACATCGTCTTCATGGGCATGGGCGAGCCGCTGGCCAACTACAACCGGGTGGTGGCCGCCGTCCGCCGGATCACGGCAGCGCCGCCGGAGGGTTTCGGCATCAGCGCCCGGTCGGTGACGGTCTCGACCGTCGGCCTGGCTCCGGCGATCCGCAAACTCGCCGACGAGAAGCTGGGCGTGACGCTGGCGCTGTCACTGCACACCCCTGACGACGAGTTGCGCGACACGCTCGTCCCGGTGAACAACCGGTGGAAGGTCTCCGAAGTCCTGGACGCCGCACGGTATTACGCCGACGTCACCGGTCGCCGGGTGTCGGTGGAGTACGCGCTGATCCGCGATGTCAACGATCAGCCTTGGCGCGCAGACCTTTTGGGCAAGAAGTTGCACCGCGCGCTCGGTCCGCTGGTGCACGTGAACCTGATTCCGCTGAACCCGACCCCGGGCAGCGAGTGGGACGCGAGTCCCAAGCCGGTCGAGCGGGAGTTCGTGCGCCGGGTGCAGGCGGCCGGGGTGTCGTGCACGGTCCGTGACACCCGTGGCCGGGAAATCGCCGCTGCCTGTGGGCAATTGGCGGCCGAGGGCTAG
- a CDS encoding TetR/AcrR family transcriptional regulator: MNSPLSNQTGSVDDTSTRNRILVATAEVLASHGQTKLSLSEVATHAGVSRPTLYRWFASKEELLASFGRYERQLFDSGMSAVTQGLRGNEKLDAALQFIVNYQQSYSGVRVIDIEPEVVIAQLNDVIPIMRARLQKLLTGPNAELKAATAIRVAVSHYIVPSDDGDQFLAQLRHAVGLR; the protein is encoded by the coding sequence GTGAACAGTCCCCTGAGCAACCAGACCGGCTCCGTCGACGACACCTCGACCCGCAACCGGATTCTGGTCGCTACAGCGGAAGTGCTTGCCAGCCACGGACAAACGAAACTCAGCTTGTCCGAGGTGGCGACGCATGCCGGAGTGTCGCGCCCGACGCTCTATCGGTGGTTCGCCTCCAAGGAGGAGTTGCTCGCATCGTTCGGGCGATATGAGCGCCAGTTGTTCGACAGCGGCATGAGTGCGGTCACGCAGGGGTTGCGCGGCAACGAAAAGCTCGATGCCGCACTTCAATTCATCGTCAACTACCAGCAGTCCTACTCCGGGGTGCGAGTGATCGACATCGAGCCGGAGGTGGTGATCGCACAGCTGAACGATGTGATCCCGATCATGCGGGCCCGGTTGCAGAAGCTCCTCACCGGACCCAACGCCGAGCTCAAGGCCGCGACCGCCATCCGCGTCGCGGTGTCGCACTACATCGTCCCCAGCGATGACGGCGACCAGTTCCTGGCTCAGCTCCGCCACGCCGTCGGCCTGCGGTAG